In Acidimicrobiales bacterium, one DNA window encodes the following:
- a CDS encoding ABC transporter ATP-binding protein, giving the protein MATASTTATRLEIDDVHFAYGKTPVLFGVSFSVAPGEILGLLGTNGAGKSTVLRVLAGLETPSSGRVVLDGEDVTREPAEDRLRRGVALVMGGRAVFADLTVRENLELGGFTLTAPVLDARMARELERFPALAARLGNLAGTLSGGEQQQLAVAKALLVDPRLLCIDELSLGLAPAVVADLLATVRQVNASGVTCVLVEQSLNLAAELCGRAVFLEKGEVRFEGDPRALLERGDLARAVFLGGDTPGGA; this is encoded by the coding sequence ATGGCCACTGCATCCACGACGGCAACGCGGCTCGAGATCGACGACGTGCACTTCGCGTACGGCAAGACGCCGGTGCTGTTCGGCGTGTCGTTCAGCGTTGCCCCCGGCGAGATCCTCGGGCTTCTCGGCACCAACGGCGCGGGCAAGTCGACGGTGCTGCGGGTGCTGGCGGGGCTGGAGACCCCGTCGTCGGGACGGGTTGTGCTCGACGGTGAAGACGTCACGCGTGAGCCCGCCGAAGACCGGTTGCGGCGCGGCGTGGCGCTCGTCATGGGCGGGCGGGCGGTGTTCGCCGATCTCACCGTGCGCGAGAACCTCGAGCTCGGCGGCTTCACTCTCACCGCCCCCGTGCTCGACGCCCGGATGGCGCGCGAGCTCGAACGCTTCCCGGCGCTGGCGGCGCGACTCGGCAACCTCGCCGGCACGCTGTCGGGCGGGGAGCAGCAGCAACTGGCCGTGGCCAAGGCGCTGCTGGTCGACCCGCGGCTGCTCTGCATCGACGAGCTTTCGCTCGGTCTGGCCCCGGCGGTCGTGGCCGACCTGCTGGCGACGGTGCGCCAGGTGAACGCGTCGGGCGTGACGTGCGTGCTCGTGGAGCAGTCGCTCAACCTGGCCGCCGAGCTGTGCGGGCGTGCGGTGTTCCTCGAGAAGGGCGAGGTGCGCTTCGAAGGCGACCCCCGCGCGTTGCTCGAGCGCGGCGATCTCGCACGCGCCGTGTTCCTCGGCGGCGACACGCCGGGCGGCGCATGA